In a single window of the Elaeis guineensis isolate ETL-2024a chromosome 4, EG11, whole genome shotgun sequence genome:
- the LOC105042846 gene encoding uncharacterized protein isoform X1 has protein sequence MARRARRGGESSSGGRTSSGGFGAGAKVEVRSDDEGFRGAWYEATIVRSLKRRRYSVEYVSLVSDADPSEPLHEIVRRSHVRPPPPPPPSPADYQVYQRVEAFHNDGWWAGVVSRLHGEDSGRFTVSFPNTREVMDFPPSDIRPLLEWVRGRWIVARDQDVAEPLFSVGAQVEVSRERENYGTWFAATIGRVVSKSIFLVDYKTLRDVTDRELSMEIVDAQYIRPAPPLASEDENFSLHDVVEVLYHGGWLLGVVSQIPNGSKYIVRLRHYDEEMEFNHSEMRSCQVWEDGQWISYSSQDKNRKSPMLSGARSAGPRRQSHAGKRSSLPISVTTSSDDDDGVPCVPLSGVLHWKRKKTEGLDTEGQMSSSQPCRKVKQGKLFDYKLHSQDRFSSKTPLGVEVETQVAKPLLEDSLSSLDVRHRLESTSPEKTAIKLLQNPLSMELNYGQNMTEMNGVTKLLTGRNEPSEFMYKGSEHQSKESGFNHSPVDDDASEFLPITEWGSCKGSRGPRVGSMKRIKKLAVRAPHRQKKSPEIVSMKQLSEEEMRTRKRGRPAKRSIESQQAEDLPEEVAEEEPGRQEVEQSNQGQSGDASVESQAHGHHDEATGHKDPPLLVNMQDSPTSNAVSICQTDQHIDVLEDRQTMPQIKLLTQVDIPINVSTTQQSSFMLASSFCARLDEISTFDSHHKEAAIGAEEGVLVSVSKKDDAASCEALNPSESPSNRTSDENREALFDPSSSRSSSKEVILPFVKSSFMWESIEAMDIFHIMPQQPHFRPLEQYSMEFREGMAIGLMVSFANLAANIHKLNIADNISIFEERLKALGPLEANGFDVGRLRACLEELLEMQSSQRQSESKKAELERKIVERKGDNDRLGALAVQLDKAIMEVEQNLTRFRESREVVIMQMKVNDAEISKLQKDVQEAEEAYRSVERHFNTTVVAPW, from the exons CCAGGTATACCAGCGTGTCGAGGCTTTTCACAATGATGGGTGGTGGGCAGGGGTGGTGTCCAGGCTTCACGGCGAGGATTCTGGGAGGTTTACTGTGTCCTTCCCCAACACAAGAGAGGTGATGGACTTCCCGCCGTCGGATATCCGGCCGCTGCTGGAATGGGTCCGTGGACGATGGATCGTCGCTCGAGACCAG GACGTGGCTGAGCCACTGTTCAGTGTGGGAGCACAGGTCGAGGTTAGCCGGGAAAGAGAGAACTATGGGACTTGGTTTGCTGCTACGATTGGACGTGTGGTCagcaagtccatatttttggtgGATTACAAGACCCTGAGAGATGTCACTGACAGAGAGTTGTCAATGGAGATTGTTGATGCTCAATACATTAGGCCTGCACCTCCCCTTGCATCAGAAGATGAGAATTTCAGCTTACATGATGTTGTTGAGGTGCTTTACCATGGCGGTTGGTTGCTAGGAGTTGTTTCTCAGATTCCTAATGGGTCAAAGTACATTGTCAGGTTGAGGCACTATGATGAGGAGATGGAGTTTAATCATTCTGAAATGAGATCCTGCCAGGTATGGGAGGATGGGCAGTGGATCAGCTATTCCTCCCAG GACAAGAATAGAAAATCACCAATGCTCAGTGGAGCCAGGTCTGCTGGACCTCGAAGGCAATCTCATGCTGGCAAAAGATCTAGTCTTCCTATTTCAGTAACAACATCaagtgatgatgatgatggtgtcCCATGTGTTCCTCTTTCTGGTGTTCTGCATTGGAAGCGTAAGAAGACTGAAGGATTGGACACTGAAGGTCAGATGAGCTCATCTCAACCTTGCAGAAAAGTAAAGCAAGGAAAGTTATTTGATTATAAGTTACACTCACAAGATCGTTTTTCTTCAAAAACTCCATTGGGGGTGGAGGTGGAAACCCAAGTTGCTAAGCCATTGCTAGAAGATAGCCTCTCTTCATTGGATGTGCGGCATCGTCTTGAAAGCACCTCTCCTGAGAAGACTGCAATAAAATTACTACAAAATCCCTTATCAATGGAGCTAAATTATGGGCAAAACATGACTGAGATGAATGGTGTAACTAAATTATTAACCGGGAGGAATGAGCCTTCTGAATTTATGTACAAGGGATCTGAACATCAATCAAAAGAATCTGGCTTCAACCATTCTCCGGTTGATGATGACGCCAGCGAGTTCCTCCCGATTACAGAATGGGGAAGTTGTAAAGGTTCCCGTGGTCCTAGAGTGGGATCTATGAAGCGAATAAAGAAGCTTGCTGTTCGGGCCCCACATCGACAGAAAAAGTCCCCTGAAATTGTT AGCATGAAACAATTGTCAGAGGAGGAGATGAGGACAAGGAAGAGAGGCAGGCCTGCAAAGAGAA GCATAGAATCGCAACAAGCAGAAGATTTGCCTGAGGAAGTTGCTGAAGAAGAACCTGGGAGGCAAGAAGTTGAGCAATCAAATCAAGGTCAGTCTGGTGATGCATCTGTTGAAAGTCAAGCACATGGTCATCATGATGAAGCAACAGGGCACAAAGATCCCCCACTTCTTGTGAATATGCAGG ATTCTCCAACTAGTAATGCTGTCAGCATCTGTCAAACTGATcaacatattgatgtattggaagACAGACAGACTATGCCTCAGATAAAATTATTAACTCAAGTTGATATACCAATCAACGTTTCCACAACACAACAATCGTCATTCATGTTAGCAAGCTCATTCTGCGCTAGGCTTGATGAAATCTCAACTTTTGATTCTCATCATAAGGAGGCAGCAATTGGCGCTGAAGAGGGAGTTCTTGTATCTGTTTCCAAGaaagatgatgctgcttcatgtgaAGCTCTTAATCCCAGTGAGTCACCATCAAATAGAACTTCTGATGAGAACAGGGAGGCTTTGTTTGATCCATCATCCAGTCGTTCATCTTCGAAAGAGGTAATATTGCCATTTGTGAAGAGTTCTTTTATGTGGGAATCAATCGAAGCGATGGATATATTCCATATAATGCCGCAACAACCACATTTCCGCCCATTGGAGCAGTACTCTATGGAGTTTCGAGAAGGAATGGCCATAGGTCTGATGGTATCATTTGCAAACCTAGCAGCTAACATTCACAAATTAAACATTGCTGATAACATATCCATTTTTGAAGAAAGGTTGAAGGCTCTTGGCCCCTTGGAAGCGAATGGTTTTGATGTTGGACGTCTACGTGCCTGCCTAGAGGAGTTGCTGGAGATGCAAAGTAGTCAAAGGCAATCTGAGAGTAAAAAAGCAGAATTGGAAAGAAAGATTGTAGAGAGAAAAGGTGATAATGACAGGCTTGGTGCATTAGCTGTTCAATTAGATAAAGCTATCATGGAAGTGGAGCAAAATCTAACCCGTTTCCGGGAGAGCAGAGAGGTGGTCATAATGCAAATGAAAGTTAATGATGCCGAGATATCAAAATTACAAAAGGATGTGCAGGAAGCTGAGGAAGCATATCGTTCGGTAGAACGTCATTTCAATACTACAGTAGTTGCTCCATGGTGA